The genomic stretch AGGCATCTCGGCGTTCCTGGTTCCCACCGACACGCCGGGTTTTATCGTGCACGCACCGGAAAAGAAGCTGGGCATCCGCGCCTCGGACACCTGCGCCATCACGCTGGAAGACTGCGTGGTCCCGCACGACGCGCTGCTGGGCGAGCCCGGCGAGGGCCTGCGCATTGCGCTGTCGAACCTGGAGGGCGGACGCATCGGCATCGCCGCGCAGGCGATCGGCATCGCCCGCTCGGCATTCGAGGCCGCCTGCCGCTACGCGTCCGAGCGCATCCAGTTCGGCCGTGCGCTGCGCGAGCATCCTCCCATCGCCAACATGCTGGCCGACATGGCCACCGAACTGAATGCCGCGCGGCTGCTGGTGCATCGCGCCGCGCGCATGCGCAGCGAGGGCGTGCCGTGCCTGTCCGAAGCGTCGCAGGCCAAGCTCTATGCGTCGGAACTGGCCGAGCGCGTGTGCTCGAAGGCGCTGCAGATCCACGGCGGCTACGGCTACCTCGAAGACTACCCGGTCGAGCGCCATTACCGCGACGCCCGCATTACCCAGATCTACGAAGGCACCAGCGAGATCCAGCGCATGCTGATCGCGCGCAGCCTCTGACCCCCTCTACTCCCCTCTTCCCCTGCAGAACAACATCCTCCGGAGACAACCAATGACTGCCGTGCCCAACACCGCCACTGCCGTGCCGACCGTACCGCTGCTGATCAACGGCGAATGGGTGGATTCGTCCGCCACCGAATTCCGCAACGTGGTCAATCCCGCGACGCAGGAAGTGCTGGCGCGCGTGCCGCTCGCCACCGCCAGCGAAGTCGCGGCAGCCGTGGGCGCCGCGCATCGCGCCTTTGCCAGCTGGCGCCACACGCCGATCGGCGCGCGGCTGCGCGTCATGCTGCGCTTCCAGGCGCTGATCCGCGAGCACAGCAAGCGTATCGCCGCGATCCTGACCGCCGAGCAGGGCAAGACCCTGGCCGATGCCGAAGGCGATATCTTCCGCGGGCTGGAGGTGGTCGAGCACGCGTGCTCCATCGGCACGCTGCAGCAAGGCGGCTTTGCCGAGAACGT from Cupriavidus nantongensis encodes the following:
- a CDS encoding acyl-CoA dehydrogenase family protein, with the protein product MHSDYTEEQTLIRDSARAFATERLTGGAAQWDRDGRLPDEIVAEMGALGLLGMIVPEEWGGTYTDYVAYALAIEEIAAGCAACATMMSVHNSVGCGPILHYGTDAQKERYLARLASGELIGAFCLTEPQAGSEAHNLRTRARFTDNGWVLNGSKQFVTNGQRAGVAVVFAATEPERGKKGISAFLVPTDTPGFIVHAPEKKLGIRASDTCAITLEDCVVPHDALLGEPGEGLRIALSNLEGGRIGIAAQAIGIARSAFEAACRYASERIQFGRALREHPPIANMLADMATELNAARLLVHRAARMRSEGVPCLSEASQAKLYASELAERVCSKALQIHGGYGYLEDYPVERHYRDARITQIYEGTSEIQRMLIARSL